TCGAGGAGTTCACCGCTTCGATACCGTACGACGTCCTGCTGTATCGGCACGACATCGCCGGCAGCATCGCCCACGCACGGATGCTGGCGAAAAGGGGAATCCTGCCGAAGGTCGAGGCGGAGCGGATCGTCAAGGGTCTGCTGGCGATCCGCGGGGAGATCGAATCGGAGAAATTCCCCTTCGATCTCTCCGACGAGGACATCCACATGGCGATCGAGCGCCGGCTGATCCGCAGGATCGGCCCCGTCGGGGGAAAGCTTCACACGGGGCGCAGCCGGAACGACCAGGTCGCCACCGATCTCCGGCTGTATCTGCGCGAAGAAATCGACGAGATTCTCCGGCTCCTCGCGGAGATCGAGGAAACCGTCGTCTCCCGGGCCGAAGAGCTGTTCGGGGTCGTTCTTCCCGGCTACACCCATCTTCAGCGGGCGCAGCCGATCCTCTTCTCCCATTACCTTCTGGCGTACCGGGAGATGTTCGCCAGGGACGCCGACCGGTTCATGGAGACGCGCCGGCGTGTGAACGTCTCTCCGCTCGGGGCCGGAGCGCTGGCCGGTTCCACGTTCCCCCTGGACCGGGCGATCACGGCGCAGGATCTGGGGATGGACGGGGTGTGCGAGAACAGCATCGACGCCGTCTCGGATCGCGATTTCGCCGCCGATTTCCTGTACGCGTGCGCCGTGACGATGATGCACCTGTCGCGACTCTCCGAGGAGATGGTGTACTGGTCGTCCTCGGAGTTTCGCTTCCTCTCCCTTCCGGACGCTCTGTGCACCGGGAGCAGCATCATGCCGCAGAAAAAGAACCCCGACGTGGCCGAACTCATCCGGGGGAAGACCGGGCGCGCCTACGGGAACCTCACGAATCTCCTCACCCTCATGAAGGGGCTTCCGCTCGCATACAACCGGGACATGCAGGAGGACAAGGAGCCGGTCTTCGATTCGGCCCGCACCGTAAAGGATTGCCTCACCGGGGCGAATCTGCTGCTCCGGGGGATGGCGGTGAACGAGGACCGGATGCGGGCGGCATGCGACGACGGGTTCCTCACCGCCACCGACCTCGCGGACTACCTCGCGAAGAAGGGGGTGCCGTTCCGCAAGGCCCACGAGATCACCGGGAGGATCGTCCGGCATTGCGAGGAGCGCGGGATGCGGCTGAAGGATCTCAGCCTCAAGGAGCTCCGGGCGTTTTCGAAGGTGATCGGCGAGGACGTCCGCAGCGCCATCTCCCTCACCAACTCCGTCCGGCTGCGGAAGACGCGCGGCGGAACGGGCGCCGAGGCGGTCCGGGCCCGTCTGTCGTCGCTCCGCAAGAAGTGATGCCGCCAGTGCAGCGTCTCGCAAATATCCTGGCATTCGAGCGCCGCTGCATCCGCTCCGGCTTCGTTGCGCAAGTTCGCCGTACTCTCCCGGTACGCCTTCACTTGCGCGCCTTGCCGGCGCGGCGCATCGGCGCTCTCGATGCGTCAGGCTATTTGCGAGACGCTACACTCGCTCGCGCCGCGATTGCGCTGGCCGTCCTGTTGGCATTGCTCGGATCCGCGGCGTGCGGGCGCAAGGCGATGCCCGAGCCCCGGAAA
Above is a window of Candidatus Deferrimicrobium sp. DNA encoding:
- the argH gene encoding argininosuccinate lyase — translated: MAKKKAWGGRFGGETDRFVEEFTASIPYDVLLYRHDIAGSIAHARMLAKRGILPKVEAERIVKGLLAIRGEIESEKFPFDLSDEDIHMAIERRLIRRIGPVGGKLHTGRSRNDQVATDLRLYLREEIDEILRLLAEIEETVVSRAEELFGVVLPGYTHLQRAQPILFSHYLLAYREMFARDADRFMETRRRVNVSPLGAGALAGSTFPLDRAITAQDLGMDGVCENSIDAVSDRDFAADFLYACAVTMMHLSRLSEEMVYWSSSEFRFLSLPDALCTGSSIMPQKKNPDVAELIRGKTGRAYGNLTNLLTLMKGLPLAYNRDMQEDKEPVFDSARTVKDCLTGANLLLRGMAVNEDRMRAACDDGFLTATDLADYLAKKGVPFRKAHEITGRIVRHCEERGMRLKDLSLKELRAFSKVIGEDVRSAISLTNSVRLRKTRGGTGAEAVRARLSSLRKK